The Desulfobacterales bacterium genome has a segment encoding these proteins:
- a CDS encoding acyl-CoA carboxylase subunit beta, translated as MGIVQDKLNDLKDREKKVLQMGGEKGIAKHKAKGKITARERLNYLFDPGTFRELDMFVTHRCVNFGMEKVEIPADGVITGYGYINGRPAFAFAQDFTARAGSLGEMHAKKICKVMDLALKAGAPCIGLNDSGGARIQEGVDALSGYGNIFFRNSIASGVIPQISAIMGPTAGGAVYSPAMTDYIFMVKNTSYMFITGPQVIKAVLGEEVTQEDLGGAMAHNTKSGVAHFACESDEDCLDQIKILLSYLPSNNMEDPPIVDTGDDPKRIDPALNAIIPDNPNQGYNMKDVIASLVDNGEYFEPHEYYAPNILICFARLNGRTIGIIANQPMVLAGCLDINASNKASRFIRFCDAFNIPMLTIADVPGYLPGTNQEWSGIITHGAKLLWTYSEATVPKLLLVTRKDYGGSYLAMCAKDLGNDFAVAWPTAQIAVMGAAGAANIIYAKAIKGAEDPVAKRKECIDEYEALFNNPYCAAQRGFVDAVIEPAQTRPRLIEALEILCSKREIRPPKKHGNIPL; from the coding sequence ATGGGTATTGTGCAAGATAAATTAAATGATCTGAAGGACCGAGAGAAGAAGGTTCTGCAGATGGGCGGTGAAAAAGGTATCGCAAAACACAAGGCTAAAGGGAAAATAACTGCCCGGGAAAGACTCAATTATCTTTTTGATCCCGGAACATTTCGGGAACTTGACATGTTTGTCACACATCGCTGTGTAAATTTTGGCATGGAAAAGGTTGAAATTCCGGCCGACGGTGTCATTACCGGATACGGCTATATCAATGGCAGACCTGCATTCGCGTTTGCGCAGGATTTTACCGCAAGAGCCGGAAGCCTTGGTGAAATGCATGCCAAGAAGATCTGCAAGGTCATGGATCTGGCGCTTAAAGCGGGAGCCCCCTGCATAGGACTCAATGATTCCGGCGGTGCACGAATTCAGGAAGGTGTCGATGCCCTTTCCGGATACGGGAATATTTTTTTCAGAAACTCCATCGCTTCGGGTGTGATTCCTCAGATTTCCGCTATTATGGGGCCCACCGCAGGCGGTGCGGTTTACTCTCCGGCCATGACCGATTATATATTTATGGTAAAAAATACCAGCTATATGTTCATCACGGGACCTCAGGTGATCAAGGCTGTTCTGGGTGAAGAAGTCACTCAGGAAGATCTCGGCGGGGCCATGGCACATAACACCAAGAGCGGTGTTGCCCATTTTGCCTGCGAAAGTGACGAGGACTGCCTGGATCAGATCAAAATTCTGCTTTCCTATCTGCCGTCAAACAACATGGAAGATCCGCCGATCGTTGATACGGGTGATGATCCCAAACGGATTGATCCGGCCCTGAACGCCATTATTCCGGACAACCCGAATCAGGGCTACAACATGAAGGATGTCATTGCATCCCTCGTGGACAACGGTGAATATTTCGAACCGCATGAATATTATGCACCGAATATCCTGATCTGTTTTGCCAGACTCAATGGCAGAACCATCGGTATTATCGCCAATCAGCCCATGGTTCTGGCCGGATGTCTGGACATCAACGCCTCCAACAAGGCCTCCCGTTTTATAAGATTCTGCGACGCTTTCAATATTCCCATGCTGACCATCGCGGACGTGCCCGGATACCTGCCGGGAACCAATCAGGAATGGAGTGGCATTATCACCCATGGTGCAAAACTTCTCTGGACCTATTCAGAGGCGACGGTGCCGAAGCTGCTTCTGGTTACCCGTAAAGATTACGGTGGATCTTATCTGGCCATGTGTGCCAAGGATCTGGGCAATGATTTTGCCGTTGCCTGGCCGACCGCACAGATTGCGGTTATGGGCGCTGCCGGCGCAGCCAATATTATCTATGCGAAGGCGATCAAGGGGGCAGAAGATCCTGTGGCAAAACGCAAAGAATGTATCGATGAATATGAGGCGCTGTTTAACAACCCCTATTGTGCGGCACAAAGAGGCTTTGTCGATGCGGTTATAGAGCCCGCACAGACCCGGCCCAGACTGATAGAAGCATTGGAAATCCTTTGCAGCAAGCGAGAGATCAGACCTCCGAAGAAACACGGCAATATTCCGTTGTAA
- the tgt gene encoding tRNA guanosine(34) transglycosylase Tgt, which yields MLKFKIMAKSTETRARAGCLTTSRGLIQTPVFMPVGTRGTVKSLTPEELTAAGAQIILGNTYHLYLRPGCDILQRFNGLHRFMNWAGPILTDSGGFQVFSLSKLRKITEEGVSFQSHIDGSRHLLTPEKSIGIQRCIGSDIMMCLDQCIAYPSSREEALAALEITTRWAERCYETWQQTCPDTQSLFGIVQGGMFEDLRQRSTDALRDIEFSGYAIGGISVGEPKELMYGVAESTLPGLPDEKPKYIMGVGTPQDLIELVAMGADMFDCVMPTRNARNGQLFTKSGAINISNSRFAHDESPVDSGCTCYTCRNYSRAYLRHLYMVRELLAYRLNTIHNIHFYNTLMKQIRESILQNNFESFRKLFYADMEKD from the coding sequence ATGCTGAAATTTAAAATAATGGCAAAATCTACTGAAACCAGAGCCCGGGCGGGGTGTCTGACGACATCCCGCGGCTTGATTCAGACACCGGTGTTCATGCCTGTGGGCACGAGGGGTACGGTAAAGTCCCTGACGCCGGAAGAGCTTACAGCAGCCGGTGCTCAGATTATTCTGGGGAACACCTATCATTTATATTTGAGACCCGGGTGCGATATCCTTCAGCGGTTCAACGGGCTTCACCGGTTTATGAACTGGGCCGGGCCGATTTTGACTGACAGTGGCGGGTTCCAGGTTTTTTCTCTGTCTAAACTGAGGAAGATAACCGAAGAAGGGGTGTCTTTTCAGTCCCATATCGACGGGTCGAGGCATCTGCTGACGCCGGAAAAATCCATAGGGATTCAGCGTTGCATCGGCTCTGATATCATGATGTGCCTGGACCAGTGTATTGCCTATCCGTCTTCCCGGGAGGAGGCCCTGGCCGCGCTGGAGATCACCACGCGATGGGCAGAACGCTGCTATGAAACCTGGCAACAGACATGCCCGGATACCCAGTCTCTGTTTGGTATTGTTCAGGGGGGAATGTTCGAGGATCTTCGTCAGCGGTCCACCGATGCGCTGAGAGATATAGAATTTAGCGGATATGCGATTGGTGGGATCAGTGTCGGCGAGCCAAAGGAGCTTATGTACGGTGTTGCGGAATCTACCCTGCCGGGATTGCCGGATGAAAAGCCAAAATATATCATGGGGGTGGGAACCCCGCAGGACCTTATCGAGCTGGTCGCAATGGGTGCTGATATGTTCGACTGTGTCATGCCTACCAGAAATGCCCGGAACGGTCAACTTTTTACAAAATCAGGCGCTATTAATATAAGTAATTCCCGTTTTGCTCATGATGAGTCCCCGGTTGATTCCGGGTGTACCTGTTATACCTGCCGAAATTACTCCCGGGCCTATCTTCGCCATCTTTATATGGTCAGGGAGCTTCTTGCCTACCGTTTAAACACCATTCACAATATTCATTTTTATAACACGCTGATGAAACAAATCCGGGAATCCATTCTGCAGAATAATTTTGAGAGTTTCAGAAAACTATTTTATGCTGATATGGAAAAAGACTAA
- the queA gene encoding tRNA preQ1(34) S-adenosylmethionine ribosyltransferase-isomerase QueA — MFTISDYDYHLPGELIAQTPSARRDQSRLFLLDRKTAEYSHHVFEELLHLLRPSDVLVINNTKVIPGRLYGRKASGGKAEVLILNYSESSDNPGEDCTREFQCLVKTSKKVKTGAVLYFDPGLEARVIGSENDFNILRFFSETGVDNAIERIGSMPLPPYIKRPSGHQQMDDRVAYQTVYASQKGAIAAPTAGLHFSESLLDRLKAKGVNVVAITLHVGYGTFLPVRVENIREHKMHSERYRISPETAEAINLAKENGRRIVAVGTTCVRTLEFASDTCGRVSPGSGNCDLFIYPGYRFKVVDAMLTNFHLPKSTLLMLVAAFAGYKTMFDAYHEAIEKKYRFYSYGDAMLIR; from the coding sequence GTGTTTACGATCAGCGATTACGATTATCATTTGCCGGGGGAGTTAATTGCGCAAACGCCTTCGGCCCGAAGAGATCAGTCCCGTCTGTTTCTGCTCGACAGAAAAACTGCAGAATATTCCCATCATGTTTTTGAAGAGCTGCTTCATCTTCTCCGCCCTTCGGATGTTCTGGTGATCAATAATACCAAAGTAATTCCCGGCCGGTTGTACGGGAGAAAAGCATCCGGGGGAAAAGCCGAAGTGCTGATTCTGAATTATTCTGAATCCTCTGACAACCCTGGGGAAGATTGTACCCGGGAATTTCAATGCCTGGTCAAGACGTCAAAAAAGGTAAAAACGGGCGCTGTGTTATATTTTGATCCGGGGCTTGAAGCACGCGTCATCGGTTCGGAGAATGATTTTAATATCCTCCGGTTTTTTTCCGAAACAGGTGTCGATAATGCTATCGAGCGCATCGGCAGTATGCCGCTTCCGCCGTATATCAAACGGCCTTCCGGCCACCAGCAGATGGATGACCGCGTTGCGTATCAAACGGTTTATGCATCGCAGAAAGGTGCGATTGCCGCGCCTACGGCCGGGTTGCATTTTTCCGAAAGTCTGCTGGACAGGTTGAAGGCAAAAGGTGTTAACGTGGTTGCCATTACGCTGCATGTCGGATACGGGACATTTCTGCCGGTCAGGGTTGAAAATATCAGGGAACATAAAATGCATTCCGAACGCTACCGGATTTCGCCCGAGACGGCTGAAGCAATCAATCTTGCCAAAGAAAACGGCCGGCGAATCGTGGCTGTCGGGACGACCTGTGTCCGTACGCTTGAATTCGCATCAGATACCTGCGGGAGGGTTTCGCCCGGCAGTGGAAATTGCGATTTGTTCATTTATCCGGGCTACCGCTTTAAGGTTGTGGATGCCATGCTGACGAATTTTCATCTGCCAAAATCTACCCTTCTGATGCTTGTTGCCGCTTTTGCGGGATACAAAACCATGTTTGATGCGTATCATGAGGCCATTGAAAAAAAATATCGTTTTTACAGCTACGGCGATGCGATGCTGATCAGATAA
- the mce gene encoding methylmalonyl-CoA epimerase, whose amino-acid sequence MKTLKIDHLGIAVKSIDGVKNFWTDILGLKCAGSETVQEQKVTTAFFPIGESEIELLESTSEEGPIAKYIDKKGEGIQHVAFRVENIEKALEYLKEKGIKLIDQKPRIGAGGAKIAFLHPKATNGVLVELCQRD is encoded by the coding sequence ATGAAGACACTTAAAATTGACCATCTTGGGATTGCAGTCAAAAGCATTGACGGTGTCAAGAATTTCTGGACCGACATTCTGGGACTTAAATGCGCAGGCTCAGAGACGGTTCAGGAACAAAAAGTGACGACAGCGTTTTTCCCTATCGGTGAAAGTGAAATTGAATTGCTGGAATCCACCTCGGAGGAAGGGCCAATCGCCAAATATATTGATAAAAAAGGCGAAGGCATACAGCATGTGGCGTTTCGTGTCGAAAACATCGAAAAGGCCCTGGAATACCTGAAGGAGAAAGGTATTAAACTGATTGATCAGAAACCCCGCATTGGCGCAGGCGGAGCGAAAATCGCATTTCTGCATCCCAAAGCGACAAACGGTGTGCTGGTAGAGCTGTGCCAAAGAGATTAA
- a CDS encoding pyridoxal phosphate-dependent aminotransferase codes for MSISKNIKVMLSTSSWIRRMFEEGARLKKKYGAENVFDFSLGNPNLVPPEQFTSALKAIVCSAEKTTSHGYMSNAGYPHVRKSVSDYISAEQQIQLSETEILMTCGAAGALNVILKTLLDPGDEVVAPSPYFVEYDAYVANHGGLLKTVPVNDDFTLNIDRISNAIAVGTKAVLINSPNNPTGQIYSEACLKQLGELLEKKGKEFGHVIYLISDEPYRKIVYEGASVPSIFSCYSNSIIASSYSKDLSIPGERIGFIAVHPEAEYKQDLIDGMAISNRILGFVNAPALIQQVVASIQGASVNVAVYQRKRDLLCDGLADCGYQFIRPPGAFYVFPKTPIPDDVEFVRALQEELILVVPGSGFGGPGHFRIAYCVDDNTIINSIPGFRKVLQRYSR; via the coding sequence ATGTCGATTTCTAAAAATATTAAAGTAATGCTATCCACATCGTCATGGATACGCAGAATGTTTGAAGAGGGTGCCCGTCTTAAAAAAAAATACGGTGCTGAAAACGTATTTGATTTCAGTCTCGGGAATCCGAATCTGGTGCCGCCTGAACAATTTACATCCGCATTGAAGGCCATTGTCTGCTCGGCTGAAAAGACGACAAGCCATGGCTATATGTCAAATGCAGGATATCCTCATGTCCGTAAGTCTGTTTCGGATTATATTTCCGCTGAGCAGCAGATTCAGCTGTCAGAAACCGAAATACTGATGACATGCGGGGCCGCAGGCGCGTTGAATGTGATATTGAAAACCCTTCTCGATCCCGGTGATGAAGTGGTCGCTCCGTCGCCGTATTTTGTTGAATACGATGCTTATGTCGCCAATCATGGCGGTTTGTTAAAAACCGTTCCTGTCAATGATGATTTCACATTAAATATTGATCGTATTTCAAATGCCATCGCTGTTGGAACAAAAGCGGTTCTGATCAATTCCCCCAATAATCCGACGGGTCAGATTTACAGCGAAGCGTGTCTGAAACAACTGGGCGAACTTCTGGAGAAAAAAGGAAAGGAGTTCGGTCATGTCATTTATCTGATATCAGATGAGCCCTATCGGAAAATTGTTTATGAGGGGGCTTCGGTGCCGAGTATATTTTCCTGTTATTCCAACAGTATTATCGCGTCGTCTTATTCCAAGGATCTCTCCATTCCGGGGGAACGCATCGGCTTTATCGCTGTTCATCCGGAGGCTGAATATAAGCAGGATTTAATCGATGGCATGGCGATTTCCAACAGGATTCTGGGCTTTGTGAATGCACCGGCCCTGATTCAGCAGGTTGTGGCCTCCATACAGGGTGCAAGCGTGAATGTTGCGGTTTATCAGAGGAAAAGAGATCTCCTCTGTGACGGGCTTGCCGATTGTGGATATCAGTTTATCCGGCCCCCCGGAGCATTTTATGTGTTTCCCAAAACGCCGATTCCCGATGATGTTGAATTTGTACGGGCCCTGCAGGAGGAATTGATCCTTGTCGTTCCAGGAAGCGGATTCGGCGGGCCCGGTCATTTCAGGATTGCGTATTGTGTGGATGATAACACCATCATCAATTCTATTCCGGGTTTCCGGAAGGTTCTGCAGCGTTACAGCCGGTAA
- the meaB gene encoding methylmalonyl Co-A mutase-associated GTPase MeaB has translation MFKDPENYVKGVLECNRLMLAKTITLIESSLLTHQEMARHIIDRLLPHTGKSIRLGITGVPGAGKSTFIESLGMMLTQQGLRVAVLAIDPSSTRSGGSILADKTRMEMLSVEKQAFIRPSPSGGTLGGVARKTRETMLVCEAAGFDVVIVETVGVGQSETAVKSMVDFFLVLQISGAGDELQGIKKGVLELADAVVVNKADGNNIQRAKLAKKQYETALHLVSPSSQNWSPPVKICSALKHTGIEEIWDMILEFKKKMITTGEFELVRREQSLEWMQFLVKEGLEQWFYKNQNVIKILPRVKKEVENGEIAPTHAASRLLFFLDKISRV, from the coding sequence ATGTTCAAAGATCCAGAAAATTATGTAAAGGGCGTTTTGGAATGCAACAGATTGATGTTGGCCAAAACCATTACTTTGATTGAGAGTTCACTGCTTACTCATCAGGAAATGGCAAGGCATATTATTGACCGGCTGCTGCCGCATACAGGAAAATCGATCCGGTTGGGAATTACCGGTGTTCCCGGAGCGGGGAAAAGTACTTTTATCGAGAGTCTCGGTATGATGCTGACTCAGCAAGGATTGCGTGTGGCAGTCCTTGCAATCGATCCCAGCAGTACAAGAAGTGGCGGAAGTATTCTGGCAGATAAAACCCGGATGGAAATGCTTTCTGTCGAAAAGCAGGCCTTTATCCGGCCGTCTCCGTCCGGCGGTACTCTGGGAGGCGTTGCCAGAAAAACACGCGAAACAATGCTGGTTTGCGAAGCGGCCGGATTCGATGTGGTGATCGTCGAGACAGTCGGAGTCGGTCAATCTGAAACGGCAGTGAAATCCATGGTGGACTTTTTCCTTGTTTTACAGATTTCCGGCGCTGGTGACGAGCTCCAGGGGATAAAAAAAGGAGTACTTGAGCTGGCTGACGCGGTAGTGGTTAATAAGGCAGACGGAAATAATATTCAAAGAGCCAAATTGGCTAAAAAGCAGTATGAAACGGCACTGCATCTTGTTTCCCCTTCATCTCAAAATTGGTCTCCTCCTGTAAAAATCTGCAGTGCATTGAAACATACCGGTATCGAAGAAATATGGGATATGATTTTGGAATTTAAGAAAAAAATGATAACAACCGGAGAGTTTGAACTTGTAAGGAGAGAGCAGTCTCTTGAGTGGATGCAATTTCTTGTCAAGGAAGGCCTTGAACAATGGTTTTACAAAAATCAAAATGTGATTAAAATACTTCCAAGAGTTAAAAAAGAAGTTGAAAATGGAGAGATTGCTCCAACTCATGCTGCCAGTCGGTTGCTTTTTTTTCTTGACAAGATCAGCCGAGTATAG
- the scpA gene encoding methylmalonyl-CoA mutase, translating to MAEHPDKQKWVELATKTMKGKSPDTLDWMTPEGILVKPVMTAEDIEGLECVNTLPGMPPYARGPQPTMYAARPWTIRQYAGFSTAKESNAFYRRNLAAGQKGLSVAFDLATHRGYDSDHPRVAGDIGKAGVAIDSVEDMKILFDQIPLDKMSVSMTMNGAVLPILAGYIVAAEEQGVKHEQLTGTIQNDILKEYLTRNTYIYPPEPSMRIISDIMAYCSKEMPKFNTISISGYHIMEAGADSVLQCAFTLADGVEYVRAALKAGMDVDSFAPRLSFFFGIGMNFFMEIAMLRAARFLWHRLMTQFNPKNPKSVMLRTHCQTSGWSLTQQDPYNNIIRTTLECMSAALGGTQSLHTNAYDEAIGLPTDFSARIARNTQIIVQEESQICHEVDPLAGSYYVEYLTDSIIKGAQKIIDEIEELGGMAKAIESGMPKMRIEESAAKRQARIDSGKDVIVGVNKYHIEEDLSAMEILEVPATVRDEQMERLVQIKASRDGAAVKKALDDLTNAAEKGGNLLEATVVATRLRATGGEISDALEKIFGRYVATTQVISGAYASEYKDQSVIQALKKRTQDFADKTGRRPRIFMTKMGQDGHDRGIKVVASSFADLGFDVDISPMFQTPEEAAKMSIENDVHVVGASSLAAGHKTLVPQLIEELKSQGASEILVVAGGVIPPKDYQYLYDAGCVGIYGPGTPIIESANHVMNLLEAKYCK from the coding sequence ATGGCAGAACATCCGGATAAACAAAAATGGGTAGAGCTTGCAACCAAAACAATGAAAGGCAAATCTCCAGACACATTGGACTGGATGACCCCCGAGGGGATTCTGGTCAAGCCGGTAATGACGGCTGAAGATATCGAAGGCCTGGAATGCGTCAATACGCTTCCGGGCATGCCCCCGTATGCCCGCGGCCCTCAGCCGACCATGTATGCCGCAAGACCCTGGACGATCCGTCAGTATGCCGGTTTTTCCACCGCAAAAGAATCCAATGCGTTTTATAGAAGAAATCTGGCGGCCGGTCAGAAGGGCCTGTCGGTGGCATTTGACCTTGCCACCCACAGAGGCTACGATTCAGATCATCCCAGAGTCGCCGGTGATATCGGTAAAGCCGGTGTAGCAATTGACTCGGTCGAGGATATGAAAATTTTGTTTGATCAGATTCCTCTGGACAAGATGTCGGTTTCCATGACCATGAACGGCGCTGTTCTTCCGATTCTGGCAGGCTATATTGTCGCCGCTGAAGAGCAGGGCGTAAAGCATGAACAACTGACCGGTACCATTCAGAATGATATCCTGAAAGAGTACCTGACCAGAAATACCTATATTTATCCGCCCGAGCCTTCCATGAGAATTATTTCTGATATCATGGCTTACTGCTCCAAGGAAATGCCCAAATTCAACACGATCAGTATCAGCGGCTATCACATAATGGAAGCCGGTGCAGATTCTGTGCTGCAGTGTGCATTTACCCTCGCTGACGGCGTTGAATATGTCAGAGCGGCACTGAAAGCGGGCATGGATGTTGATTCCTTTGCACCCCGCCTGTCCTTTTTCTTTGGCATCGGCATGAATTTTTTCATGGAAATTGCCATGTTGCGCGCGGCCCGGTTCCTGTGGCATCGGCTGATGACCCAGTTTAATCCGAAAAATCCGAAATCCGTCATGCTCAGAACCCATTGCCAGACATCCGGATGGAGTCTGACCCAGCAGGATCCGTACAACAATATCATTCGAACCACTCTGGAGTGTATGTCGGCTGCATTGGGCGGAACCCAGTCTCTGCATACCAACGCCTATGACGAAGCCATTGGCCTGCCCACGGATTTTTCCGCACGGATCGCCAGAAATACCCAGATCATCGTTCAGGAGGAATCTCAGATTTGCCATGAGGTAGATCCGCTGGCCGGCTCCTATTATGTTGAATATCTGACTGACAGCATCATCAAGGGCGCACAGAAAATTATCGATGAGATCGAAGAGCTGGGCGGTATGGCCAAAGCGATCGAATCCGGAATGCCCAAGATGAGAATCGAAGAGTCCGCCGCTAAACGACAGGCCCGAATCGATTCGGGTAAGGATGTTATCGTTGGCGTGAATAAATATCATATCGAAGAAGACCTGAGCGCGATGGAGATTCTGGAAGTTCCGGCAACTGTTCGGGATGAGCAGATGGAGCGACTCGTACAGATTAAGGCAAGCCGTGACGGCGCTGCTGTGAAAAAAGCGCTGGATGATCTTACCAATGCCGCGGAAAAAGGCGGCAATCTCCTGGAAGCGACCGTCGTGGCTACCAGACTCCGGGCGACAGGCGGCGAAATTTCCGATGCATTGGAAAAAATCTTCGGCAGGTATGTGGCCACCACTCAGGTAATCTCTGGTGCCTACGCATCCGAGTACAAAGATCAGAGTGTTATTCAGGCCTTAAAGAAACGGACCCAGGATTTTGCCGACAAGACCGGTCGGCGTCCCAGAATTTTTATGACCAAGATGGGACAGGACGGACATGACCGCGGCATCAAAGTCGTGGCCAGTTCGTTTGCCGATCTGGGATTTGATGTGGATATCAGTCCCATGTTCCAGACACCGGAAGAGGCTGCCAAAATGTCAATTGAAAATGACGTCCACGTGGTGGGTGCCTCCAGTCTGGCAGCGGGTCATAAGACGCTGGTTCCACAGCTGATCGAAGAGCTCAAGAGCCAGGGTGCTTCGGAGATTCTGGTGGTTGCCGGTGGCGTTATTCCGCCCAAGGATTACCAGTACCTCTATGATGCCGGCTGTGTAGGCATTTATGGCCCGGGCACGCCCATTATCGAGTCTGCAAACCATGTGATGAATCTTCTTGAAGCGAAATATTGTAAATAA
- a CDS encoding NifU family protein, producing MKEKVRQVLDEIRPVLQADGGDVELADVTGDVVKVRLKGACAGCPLSQRTLKFGIERLLKKKIPEIKSVESVE from the coding sequence ATGAAAGAAAAAGTCCGGCAAGTGCTTGATGAAATTCGTCCTGTGCTCCAGGCGGACGGAGGAGATGTGGAACTGGCAGACGTGACCGGCGATGTCGTTAAAGTCAGGTTGAAGGGTGCCTGTGCAGGGTGTCCGCTGTCTCAGCGGACACTTAAATTTGGTATCGAACGTCTTTTGAAAAAGAAGATACCAGAGATCAAATCAGTAGAATCAGTAGAATAA
- a CDS encoding DUF2065 domain-containing protein has product MKFFLCVFGMVMIVEGLPYFAVPEKMKTWIYKLTEVPDDMLRKFGFVLMLAGLFLVVLGRR; this is encoded by the coding sequence ATGAAATTTTTTCTTTGTGTTTTCGGAATGGTCATGATTGTTGAAGGGCTGCCATACTTTGCTGTACCGGAAAAAATGAAAACCTGGATATATAAACTGACCGAAGTGCCGGATGATATGTTGAGAAAATTTGGATTTGTGTTGATGCTTGCCGGATTGTTTCTGGTAGTTTTAGGGAGAAGGTAG